One genomic segment of Methanolinea mesophila includes these proteins:
- a CDS encoding PAS domain S-box protein, whose translation MISVLFVDDDPALCDLGKLYLEKNENFRVYTAESARSAIKKMRSASYDAIVSDYQMPECSGIDLLKRVRSEFGSIPFILFTGKGREEVVIEAINNGADFYLQKGAHANALYAELGHKIQQAVGKRRAEALVAAIQDLTLIIASTATRKEALSLCLEAVIDLSGLDSGAIYLVDGHTGDLDLVASRGLSERLLADSSHIPAFSRPTRVVFRKKPVYLDFSMLDPDPGSAQESEGLKCMAIIPILHERRTIGCFNVSSHTAESVLPETRKVLEMIVSQVGNSIVRIIAEEALRESEQRYRNVVEDQTEFICRFLPDGTHVFVNEAYCRCFGKSREEVIGHRFIPGIPAGEGMPIREHLRSLTPENPVGTISHRVILPDGTVQWQRWSDRAIFDGDGRVVEYQSVGRDITAQKQVEEALRESEQRYRNVVEDQTEFICRFLPDGTHVFVNEAYCRCFGKSREEVIGHRFIPGIPAGEGMPIREHLRSLTPENPVAAISHRVILPDGTVQWQRWSDRAIFDGDGKVVEYQSVGRDITAQKQVEEALRNSEMIQREIISHLPDPTLVIDRDGVVIAWNRALEILTGTRAEDLIGRGNHAHSVPFYGERRPILIDLVLHEDEEILGKYQQILREGQTYMAETIFARPQGKTAILWGKASPLLNNDGQVIGAIESIRDITERKREEERIGAIGHKLSLLSDITRHDILNQVQVLKAYLELAGASFDDPADLAEYLDAGKKTAITIESQIALTREFQNLGRNTPGWLRVSGAVEEARSKVASMGIPIAMTGDDYEIYADPLFEKVIFNLFDNSVKHGGAGLTKILVSSHPLNGDLVLVCEDDGEGIPEKEKKHIFEKGFGRHNGLGLFLSREILNIAGMSIRETGVPGKGARFEIEVPAGMYRKPGDE comes from the coding sequence ATGATTTCAGTCCTGTTCGTTGACGACGACCCGGCGCTCTGCGACCTTGGGAAACTTTACCTTGAAAAAAATGAGAATTTCAGGGTTTATACGGCAGAATCCGCACGGTCCGCGATAAAAAAGATGCGTTCCGCGTCGTACGACGCGATCGTTTCGGATTACCAGATGCCGGAATGCTCGGGGATAGATCTCCTGAAAAGGGTGCGGTCTGAATTTGGCTCTATCCCGTTCATCCTCTTTACCGGGAAGGGTCGCGAAGAGGTGGTGATCGAGGCAATAAATAACGGTGCGGATTTCTATCTCCAGAAGGGAGCTCATGCGAACGCCCTCTATGCCGAGCTTGGGCACAAGATCCAGCAGGCTGTCGGGAAAAGGAGGGCAGAGGCCCTGGTCGCCGCAATCCAGGATCTTACCCTGATAATTGCGTCGACCGCCACACGCAAGGAGGCGCTCTCCCTCTGCCTGGAGGCCGTGATTGACCTCTCGGGACTCGACAGCGGGGCGATATACCTTGTCGACGGACACACCGGAGATCTCGACCTGGTCGCCTCGAGGGGTTTGTCTGAACGGCTCCTCGCCGATTCCTCCCACATCCCGGCATTCTCCCGTCCCACACGGGTTGTGTTCCGGAAAAAACCCGTATACCTTGATTTCTCCATGCTCGATCCGGACCCCGGGAGTGCACAGGAGTCCGAGGGGCTGAAGTGTATGGCGATAATCCCGATCCTGCACGAACGAAGGACGATCGGCTGTTTCAATGTATCGTCGCACACGGCGGAGTCCGTCCTCCCCGAGACCCGGAAGGTCCTCGAGATGATCGTGTCCCAGGTGGGAAACTCGATTGTTCGTATCATCGCAGAGGAGGCGCTGCGTGAGAGCGAGCAGCGGTACCGGAACGTGGTGGAGGACCAGACGGAGTTCATCTGCCGGTTCCTGCCCGACGGGACGCACGTCTTCGTCAACGAGGCGTATTGCAGGTGTTTCGGCAAGAGTCGTGAGGAGGTGATAGGTCACCGGTTCATCCCCGGGATACCCGCCGGGGAAGGTATGCCGATCCGGGAGCACCTCCGGTCGCTCACGCCTGAAAATCCGGTCGGGACGATATCGCACCGGGTTATTTTACCCGATGGGACGGTGCAGTGGCAGCGGTGGTCGGACCGGGCCATCTTCGACGGGGACGGGAGGGTCGTGGAGTACCAGTCGGTAGGACGGGACATCACGGCGCAGAAACAGGTCGAAGAAGCGTTGCGTGAGAGCGAGCAGCGGTACCGGAACGTGGTGGAGGACCAGACGGAGTTCATCTGCCGGTTCCTGCCCGACGGGACGCACGTCTTCGTCAACGAGGCGTATTGCAGGTGTTTCGGCAAGAGTCGTGAGGAGGTGATAGGTCACCGGTTCATCCCCGGGATACCCGCCGGGGAAGGTATGCCGATCCGGGAGCACCTCCGGTCGCTCACACCGGAAAATCCGGTTGCGGCGATATCGCACCGGGTTATTTTACCCGACGGGACGGTGCAGTGGCAGCGATGGTCGGACCGGGCCATCTTCGACGGGGACGGGAAGGTCGTGGAGTACCAGTCGGTAGGACGGGACATCACGGCCCAGAAACAGGTCGAAGAGGCGCTTCGAAATTCCGAGATGATCCAGCGGGAGATTATCAGTCACCTGCCTGACCCGACCCTGGTGATCGACCGGGACGGGGTGGTGATCGCCTGGAACCGGGCGCTCGAAATCCTGACCGGCACCCGGGCGGAGGACCTCATCGGGAGGGGAAACCATGCCCATTCCGTCCCATTCTATGGTGAACGTCGTCCGATCCTCATCGATCTCGTCCTACACGAAGATGAGGAAATCCTGGGGAAGTACCAGCAGATCCTCCGGGAAGGGCAGACGTACATGGCCGAGACGATCTTCGCCAGGCCCCAGGGAAAGACCGCGATCCTCTGGGGTAAGGCATCCCCCCTGTTGAATAACGACGGGCAGGTGATCGGCGCTATTGAGTCGATCCGCGATATTACCGAGAGGAAGAGGGAAGAGGAGAGGATCGGGGCCATCGGCCATAAATTATCCCTTCTCTCAGATATCACCCGGCACGACATCCTCAACCAGGTCCAGGTCCTGAAAGCATATCTCGAACTCGCGGGCGCATCGTTCGACGACCCCGCAGACCTCGCGGAATATCTTGACGCCGGCAAGAAGACCGCGATAACGATCGAGAGCCAGATCGCCCTCACCAGGGAATTCCAGAACCTGGGGAGAAACACGCCGGGATGGCTTCGCGTGTCCGGGGCGGTGGAGGAGGCCCGGTCGAAGGTCGCGTCCATGGGCATCCCCATCGCGATGACCGGCGACGACTACGAGATCTATGCCGATCCACTCTTCGAAAAAGTGATCTTCAACCTGTTTGACAATTCCGTGAAGCACGGGGGGGCGGGTCTGACGAAGATCCTTGTCTCCTCACATCCGTTGAACGGGGATCTCGTACTCGTGTGCGAAGACGACGGCGAGGGTATACCTGAAAAAGAGAAAAAACATATTTTCGAGAAGGGTTTTGGCAGGCACAACGGTCTCGGGCTTTTCCTCTCCCGGGAGATCCTGAACATCGCCGGGATGTCGATCCGGGAGACCGGTGTCCCGGGAAAGGGTGCCCGGTTCGAGATCGAGGTGCCTGCAGGAATGTACCGGAAACCGGGCGACGAATGA
- a CDS encoding PAS domain S-box protein → MDPGEETSAALLKALKFSPRGLSITDIAKKTGRDRNSVAKYLDVLRAEGKVEVRTIGSARVYSLAHRVPLSAFLCFTRNDILIVDRELNIVQANDKYLSLAGYAKEELIGRNLLDLNLPVVSTPEAVAILGSVGKEQIVTEIHSTTGRQELFYRMEVIPTTFEAGETGLTIILEDITEKNRHLKNMEFLARTAMELVDISPDTDIFEYIEERITELLPEHPRCFIESFDETRGVFVMRAIVSQEFRQDATTINEGKDLIGITIDLHNFFSRAPFFESPSTMKEFRELRFRPFFEDETVSFYDACAHIFPKDVCDRFLRRYGIGKMALIGLTWQNQLFGVVGICLSPDEVLENRQAIESFLRQVSIAFSRRMTEERLSRSEKRFEDLITLSDHALFMTDQAGKIRLVNRRFTEILGYSREDIPNLGAWCEKAFRDPVSREEFMSMVTGHPRPGDVRNGPLTVRCGNGTGKNILFHTTVLPDGSRVIRCDECPPDAPQSPRDPGP, encoded by the coding sequence ATGGATCCGGGGGAAGAGACATCTGCGGCCTTGCTGAAAGCCCTCAAGTTCAGCCCCCGGGGGCTTTCCATCACGGATATCGCGAAGAAGACCGGGAGAGACCGGAACTCGGTTGCGAAATATCTCGATGTGCTCCGGGCCGAGGGGAAGGTCGAGGTCCGAACGATCGGGTCGGCCCGTGTCTACTCGCTCGCCCACCGGGTTCCGCTCTCTGCATTTCTCTGTTTTACGAGGAATGACATCCTGATCGTCGACCGCGAGCTCAACATCGTCCAGGCAAACGACAAGTACCTCTCCCTCGCGGGATATGCCAAGGAGGAACTGATCGGGAGAAACCTCCTCGACCTGAACCTGCCCGTCGTGTCGACACCCGAGGCTGTCGCAATCCTCGGGTCGGTCGGGAAAGAACAAATTGTCACCGAGATTCACTCCACGACGGGCAGGCAGGAATTATTCTACAGGATGGAAGTAATCCCGACGACTTTTGAAGCGGGTGAAACCGGACTTACCATAATTCTTGAAGATATCACCGAGAAAAACCGGCACCTGAAAAATATGGAGTTTCTCGCAAGAACCGCGATGGAACTGGTCGATATCTCCCCCGACACCGATATATTCGAATATATCGAGGAACGGATAACCGAACTCCTGCCGGAACATCCCAGGTGTTTTATCGAATCGTTCGACGAAACGCGGGGAGTATTTGTAATGCGCGCAATAGTCAGTCAGGAATTCCGTCAGGACGCAACTACCATAAACGAAGGAAAAGACCTCATCGGGATTACGATTGACCTGCATAATTTTTTCTCCCGGGCGCCCTTCTTCGAAAGCCCGTCGACGATGAAAGAGTTTCGCGAGTTGCGGTTCCGTCCTTTTTTCGAAGACGAAACGGTCTCTTTCTACGATGCCTGTGCCCATATCTTCCCAAAGGATGTCTGTGACAGGTTTCTTCGCCGGTATGGGATAGGGAAGATGGCGCTGATAGGGCTGACCTGGCAGAATCAGCTCTTCGGAGTGGTCGGGATCTGCCTCTCTCCCGATGAAGTCCTGGAAAACAGGCAGGCGATCGAGTCCTTCCTGCGACAGGTCTCGATTGCCTTTTCACGGCGAATGACCGAAGAACGGCTTTCACGAAGCGAGAAGAGATTCGAGGATTTGATCACGCTCTCCGATCATGCGTTGTTCATGACCGACCAGGCAGGAAAGATCAGGCTGGTGAACCGCCGCTTCACGGAGATACTCGGGTATTCCCGGGAGGATATCCCGAACCTGGGTGCATGGTGCGAAAAAGCCTTCCGGGATCCTGTATCCCGCGAGGAATTTATGTCTATGGTGACAGGACACCCGAGACCCGGAGACGTCCGGAACGGTCCACTCACCGTCAGGTGCGGGAATGGTACCGGAAAAAATATCCTGTTCCATACCACCGTCCTCCCGGATGGTTCGCGGGTGATCCGTTGTGACGAATGTCCTCCGGACGCCCCCCAATCCCCCCGGGACCCGGGCCCATGA
- a CDS encoding cache domain-containing protein, which translates to MNIRAAFLFMTLLVVLAGAGCLQESKVPEAPPTTPGANSPVATTHQVAMVLLLDNVTGETMQALSGIDLATSRAATALGKTGLSGPGAEAVLAAAAMSDPAVLTVITITPDGTVAAAEPWDAKVLVGQNIGDQDVVRKVLGTQKPLMSDLFPLAQGGEAVAIEYPVFSADGRCIGAVSTTFSPYELFAPIAEHATAGTPYSFMVAQPGGRILYDPDPQEVGKETFNETLYAEYPGVLTFAREYAANRSGYATYSFYATGFGAVVEKEAFWTTAGLHGAEWRIIVIGEV; encoded by the coding sequence ATGAATATCCGGGCGGCCTTTCTGTTCATGACACTGCTTGTCGTTCTCGCCGGTGCGGGCTGCCTGCAGGAGTCAAAGGTTCCGGAGGCGCCCCCGACGACGCCTGGAGCGAACAGCCCGGTGGCAACGACTCACCAGGTGGCGATGGTCCTGCTTCTCGACAACGTGACCGGGGAGACCATGCAGGCCCTGTCCGGGATCGACCTGGCGACCTCCCGTGCCGCGACAGCCCTGGGGAAGACCGGTCTTTCCGGCCCTGGTGCAGAGGCCGTGCTTGCTGCGGCGGCAATGTCGGATCCGGCAGTGCTGACCGTAATTACGATAACCCCGGACGGGACCGTTGCGGCAGCAGAACCCTGGGACGCAAAGGTGCTCGTCGGGCAGAATATCGGAGACCAGGATGTCGTGCGAAAGGTGCTCGGGACCCAAAAACCCCTGATGAGCGATCTCTTCCCCCTCGCCCAGGGCGGAGAGGCGGTGGCGATCGAGTACCCGGTATTTTCCGCCGATGGACGGTGTATCGGAGCGGTCAGTACCACGTTCTCACCCTACGAACTTTTCGCGCCGATTGCTGAGCATGCGACTGCAGGGACCCCGTATTCCTTCATGGTAGCACAGCCCGGCGGCCGGATCCTCTATGATCCCGACCCGCAGGAGGTCGGAAAAGAGACATTCAACGAGACCCTCTACGCGGAATACCCCGGCGTACTAACATTCGCCAGGGAATATGCAGCGAACCGATCAGGATACGCCACCTACTCTTTTTATGCTACCGGCTTTGGGGCGGTGGTGGAAAAGGAGGCGTTCTGGACGACCGCCGGGTTGCACGGCGCCGAATGGAGAATTATCGTTATCGGCGAGGTATAA
- a CDS encoding 4Fe-4S double cluster binding domain-containing protein, whose amino-acid sequence METAATLKHLAESLGADYFGVADLGSAREFVLAQGGQEIADYPVAISIGIVLLDTLVDLLPTREKDGGGVLYRHHAYDVVNTALDLIALQVANTLQRSGYRALPVGASKRTDDAKICGPVSHKLAARLAGLGWIGRSCLLITPEHGPRVRWVSVLTDAPLAPTGRAIEGRCGECRECVNACPARAFTGIPFDEREPRESRYDARACERYFKEEEIRTGSAVCGMCLFVCPFGRRMKR is encoded by the coding sequence ATGGAGACCGCTGCCACGCTGAAACACCTTGCAGAATCGCTCGGAGCTGACTACTTCGGTGTCGCCGACCTCGGATCCGCCCGTGAATTCGTCCTGGCACAGGGCGGGCAGGAAATTGCGGACTACCCTGTAGCGATCTCCATCGGGATCGTCCTTCTCGATACGCTCGTCGATCTCCTTCCCACCCGGGAGAAGGACGGGGGAGGAGTCCTCTACCGGCACCACGCGTACGACGTGGTGAATACAGCCCTCGACCTGATAGCATTGCAGGTTGCGAATACTCTCCAGCGATCGGGATACCGTGCACTGCCGGTAGGAGCGTCCAAGAGGACCGACGATGCGAAGATCTGCGGGCCGGTCTCTCACAAGCTCGCTGCCCGCCTTGCCGGCCTCGGTTGGATCGGAAGGAGTTGTCTCCTGATTACACCCGAACACGGCCCCAGAGTGCGATGGGTGTCGGTGCTTACCGATGCGCCCCTCGCGCCGACCGGCAGGGCGATTGAGGGCCGGTGCGGGGAGTGCCGGGAATGCGTCAACGCCTGCCCCGCCCGGGCATTCACCGGGATACCGTTCGATGAACGCGAACCCAGGGAATCCAGGTACGATGCCAGGGCCTGCGAACGGTATTTCAAGGAAGAGGAGATCCGGACCGGGTCGGCGGTGTGCGGGATGTGCCTCTTTGTATGCCCTTTCGGGCGAAGAATGAAGAGATGA
- a CDS encoding PAS domain S-box protein produces METGGETSAAILKALKFSPRGLSITDIAKKTGKDRNSVAKLLEVLRAEGKIEVRTIGSARVYSLSQRVPLSAFLCFTRNNILIVDRGLNIVQANDKYLAMAGFTKDELIGRNILDLNLPVVSTPEALKIIGATGKEQVTGDIRSLVGSDESFFRMEVIPTTFEAGETGFTLVFEDITEQKSSQKNMEFLARTAMELVDMSPEADIYQYIADRISELLPGANGFVDSYDQENRMFVMRAIFCPAFREGLYRMIGRDVVGMSFRVDDLSGAPHHDTVSTVFLMQEHNFGQGRSPEDWSFYDLCFRQIPKEVCHEIVGRFNIGKVIGISITWKDHLFGVAGIFLPPGHELNDPMAVESFVRQASIAISRRMTEERLSQSEENFRELILQADRPTAIIGPEGRISLINPAFTEFSGYTLVDLPTLEDLCRKVFTDPGVGGAAISFLHHPGNEPPPPGIYPFRSRQGAELHVVLKPVILADGTTVLSCDVIP; encoded by the coding sequence ATGGAAACGGGGGGAGAAACGTCTGCAGCCATACTGAAAGCCCTCAAGTTCAGCCCAAGGGGGCTTTCCATCACAGATATCGCGAAGAAGACCGGAAAGGACCGGAACTCGGTGGCGAAACTTCTCGAAGTGCTCAGGGCCGAGGGCAAGATCGAGGTCAGGACGATCGGGTCGGCCAGGGTATACTCGCTCTCCCAGCGCGTCCCGCTTTCTGCGTTTCTCTGTTTTACGAGGAATAACATCCTGATCGTCGACCGCGGCCTGAACATCGTCCAGGCAAACGACAAGTATCTCGCCATGGCGGGCTTTACCAAGGACGAATTGATCGGGAGGAACATCCTCGACCTGAACCTGCCCGTCGTGTCTACACCGGAGGCGTTGAAGATCATCGGGGCGACGGGGAAAGAACAGGTCACCGGGGATATCCGTTCCCTTGTCGGGTCGGACGAGTCGTTCTTCAGGATGGAGGTGATCCCCACCACCTTCGAGGCCGGTGAGACCGGGTTCACGCTCGTGTTTGAGGACATCACCGAACAAAAATCGAGCCAGAAGAACATGGAGTTCCTGGCCCGGACCGCGATGGAACTGGTCGATATGTCACCGGAGGCGGATATTTACCAGTATATCGCGGACCGTATCTCCGAACTCCTGCCCGGCGCGAATGGTTTCGTGGACTCCTATGATCAGGAGAACCGGATGTTCGTAATGAGAGCGATTTTTTGTCCGGCCTTCCGCGAAGGGCTGTACCGGATGATCGGGCGGGACGTGGTGGGAATGTCCTTCCGGGTCGACGATCTCTCCGGCGCCCCCCATCATGACACGGTCAGCACGGTATTCCTGATGCAGGAGCATAATTTCGGCCAGGGGAGAAGCCCGGAGGACTGGTCCTTCTACGACCTTTGCTTCAGGCAGATCCCGAAAGAGGTATGCCATGAGATCGTCGGACGGTTCAACATCGGGAAAGTGATCGGGATCAGTATTACCTGGAAGGACCACCTCTTCGGGGTGGCGGGAATCTTTCTCCCTCCCGGACATGAGCTCAACGATCCCATGGCAGTCGAATCTTTCGTGCGCCAGGCTTCTATCGCCATCTCAAGAAGGATGACCGAGGAACGGCTCTCGCAGAGCGAGGAGAACTTCAGGGAACTGATCCTCCAGGCAGATCGCCCGACGGCGATCATCGGGCCCGAAGGCAGGATCTCACTGATCAACCCGGCATTCACCGAGTTTTCCGGATACACTCTCGTGGATCTTCCGACCCTGGAAGATCTATGCCGGAAGGTGTTCACCGACCCGGGGGTCGGTGGAGCAGCGATCTCCTTCTTACACCATCCCGGGAATGAACCGCCGCCTCCCGGGATCTACCCTTTCCGATCTCGCCAGGGGGCCGAGCTCCACGTTGTCCTGAAACCGGTTATCCTCGCCGACGGAACGACGGTTCTTTCGTGCGATGTAATCCCCTAG
- a CDS encoding MerR family transcriptional regulator, whose protein sequence is MKDMPADRITIGRFSRLTYLSQKALRLYDTKGILVPKVKDRITGYRYYSIGQIDCALKIRTLCSLGFGLSDISAVLSALESGDEETVLRMLNLRHRETLAEIRRLEKIQSLLLEKRDFSELFAMNVSEPVIKDVPALRVISGRKTGTYEGVCSEVGSALFAIIFSPLNQRNGVTITGPCISLCYDGEYRETDADIEMAVPVQGPVVSDKPTYTVRTLPAEKVVSVVYKGPYEHDGFSVAFENAFRFANEHGLEIKGPDRQVYLNDPDATPAEELLTEIQIPIVE, encoded by the coding sequence ATGAAGGATATGCCAGCAGATCGGATCACCATCGGGAGATTCTCCCGCCTGACGTACCTCTCTCAAAAAGCGCTCCGACTCTACGATACGAAGGGGATCCTCGTCCCGAAGGTAAAAGACCGGATCACCGGTTATCGCTACTATTCAATCGGCCAGATCGATTGCGCATTAAAGATCAGAACGCTGTGCAGCCTTGGATTCGGGCTCTCGGATATTTCGGCAGTCCTGTCTGCACTCGAGTCCGGTGATGAAGAGACCGTTCTGAGAATGCTCAATCTGCGTCATCGGGAGACCCTGGCGGAGATCCGGCGGCTGGAAAAGATCCAGTCCCTCCTGCTTGAAAAGAGGGATTTTTCGGAGTTGTTTGCCATGAATGTTTCAGAGCCAGTCATAAAAGATGTTCCTGCATTGCGGGTGATATCGGGGCGGAAGACCGGGACCTACGAAGGGGTGTGCTCCGAGGTCGGTTCGGCACTGTTCGCCATCATATTCAGCCCGCTCAATCAGAGGAACGGGGTAACCATCACCGGGCCCTGCATATCCCTGTGTTACGACGGGGAGTACAGAGAGACCGATGCCGACATCGAGATGGCGGTCCCCGTCCAGGGACCGGTTGTCTCGGATAAGCCCACCTATACCGTGAGGACGCTCCCGGCCGAAAAAGTTGTCTCGGTCGTGTATAAGGGACCCTACGAGCACGACGGGTTCTCGGTCGCATTTGAGAACGCGTTCCGTTTCGCGAACGAACACGGACTGGAGATCAAAGGTCCGGACCGGCAGGTCTACCTTAACGATCCCGATGCGACGCCCGCAGAAGAACTTTTAACGGAGATCCAGATCCCGATTGTGGAGTAG